A genome region from Sceloporus undulatus isolate JIND9_A2432 ecotype Alabama chromosome 1, SceUnd_v1.1, whole genome shotgun sequence includes the following:
- the CWF19L1 gene encoding CWF19-like protein 1, whose amino-acid sequence MAPPEKPLRLLASGDVEGRLGCLFSRVRAAQKKSGPFDLLLCVGNFFGSAGDPSSDWEDFRRGTKKAPIQTYVLGANNHETAHYFPDAGGCELAENITYLGRKGIFSGASGLQIAYLSGTESRQEPAPAHCFSAQDVADLKASLLSTSKFRGVDILLTSPWPKGIETFGNDPGVVNSKTCGSELVSLLATTLKPRYHFAALQKVYYERLPYRNHVVLQETAQHVSRFIALANVGNTEQRKYLYAFNILPMASMDSAELVKQPQDVTENPYRQPGGREIGSHLLPGAKGDEPVSQFFFDLSSKPKSRKRQGEGGRGGRQAKRPPGKPPLPTAACWFCLASPEVEKHLVVSIGTHCYLALAKGGLTPDHVLILPIGHYQSMVELASEVVEEVNQYKAALQKFFRAREKRCVVYERNYRSQHLQLQVVPVPQQSCLTEDIKEAFIVQAEEQQIELLEIPEHSSLKQIVQPGTPYFYVELDNGEKLFHRIGKNFPLQFGREVLASEAILRMPARADWRSCQAGREEEAAAAQDFRQAFEPFDFAQED is encoded by the exons ATGGCGCCGCCCGAGAAGCCCCTCCGCCT CCTGGCGAGCGGAGACGTCGAGGGCCGGCTGGGCTGCCTCTTCTCCCGCGTCCGCGCAGCGCAGAAGAAGAGCGGGCCCTTCGAC ctgctgctctgcgTGGGCAACTTCTTTGGCTCTGCTGGCGACCCGTCCTCCGACTGGGAGGACTTCCGGAGGGGCACCAAGAAGG CTCCGATACAGACGTACGTCTTGGGTGCCAACAACCATGAAACGGCACACTATTTCCCGGATGCCGGTGGGTGCGAGCTGGCTGAGAACATCACTTACTTGG GGCGCAAAGGCATCTTCAGTGGAGCCTCTGGGTTGCAAATTGCCTACCTGAGTGGGACCGAGTCCAGGCAAGAGCCAGCTCCGGCCCACTGCTTCAGCGCCCAGGACGTGGCTGACCTTAAGGCCTCCTTGCTCTCCACTTCCAAATTCAGAGGTGTGGACATCTTGCTGACCTCTCCTTGGCCCAAAGGCATTGAGACTTTTGGAAATGACCCT GGAGTTGTCAACAGCAAGACATGTGGCTCGGAACTGGTCTCTCTTTTAGCTACAACCCTAAAGCCAAGGTACCACTTTGCTGCCTTGCAGAAGGTATATTACGAAAGGCTCCCTTACAG AAACCATGTTGTCCTCCAGGAGACTGCCCAGCATGTCAGCCGATTCATTGCTCTCGCCAACGTGGGCAACACAGAGCAGAGGAAA TACCTCTATGCATTCAACATCCTTCCAATGGCTTCCATGGATTCAGCAGAACTGGTCAAGCAACCTCAAGATGTCACAGAGAACCCCTACcggcagcctgggggcagagaGATTGGGTCCCACTTGCTGCCAGGTGCAAAG GGGGATGAGCCAGTTTCCCAGTTTTTCTTCGATTTGAGCAGCAAGCCCAAAAGCAGGAAGCgacaaggagaaggagggagaggaggccgaCAGGCCAAACGGCCCCCAGGCAAACCTC CCTTGCCGACAGCTGCCTGCTGGTTTTGCCTGGCAAGCCCAGAAGTGGAGAAGCACCTGGTGGTCAGCATTGGTACCCAC TGCTACTTGGCTCTGGCCAAAGGGGGCCTGACCCCTGACCACGTCCTCATTCTGCCCATTGGCCATTATCAGTCAATGGTGGAGCTGGCGTCAGAGGTGGTGGAAGAGGTCAACCAGTACAAGGCAGCCCTACAGAAGTTCTTCAGGGCCAGGGAGAAGAGGTGTGTGGTGTACGAGAGGAACTACCGGAGTCAGCACCTTCAGCTCCAG GTGGTCCCAGTCCCCCAGCAGAGCTGCTTGACAGAAGACATTAAGGAAGCCTTCATCGTCCAAGCCGAAGAACAGCAGATCGAGTTGCTAGAGATCCCGGAACATTCTTCCCTTAAGCAG ATTGTTCAGCCAGGGACACCATATTTTTATGTGGAGCTGGATAACGGAGAGAAGCTCTTCCATCGGATTGGGAAGAACTTCCCCCTGCAGTTCGGAAG